A genome region from Blautia coccoides includes the following:
- the tig gene encoding trigger factor produces the protein MSVQVENLEKNMAKLTIEASAEDFEKAIQAAYQKNKNKVSIPGFRKGKAPLAMIEKMYGAGIFYEDAANALIQSEYPKAADECGLDIVSQPEIDVVQIEKGKPFIFTAEVAVKPEVTLGEYKGVEVEVAKAEVTEEEIAGELKKEQENNSRTIDVDDRAVENGDMITLDFEGFVDGEAFEGGKGTDYPLTIGSNSFIPGFEEQLVGAVIGEEKEVNVTFPEDYHANDLAGKAAVFKCSVKAIKVKELPELDDEFAKDVSEFDTLEEYKKDIAQKLKERKEDVAKREKEDKVVDAIIENAQMDIPEAMVQNQIRQLVDDFVRRLQSQGLSIDQYYQFTGLDNAKIQEQMRPQALKRIQSRLVLEKVAEVENIQVTDEKVDEEIAKMAEMYKMEADKLKELMGDYEKEQMKKDIAVQEAVTLVADAAKVTEVVEKTEE, from the coding sequence ATGAGCGTACAGGTAGAAAACTTAGAGAAGAACATGGCGAAGCTTACTATTGAGGCTTCCGCTGAAGATTTTGAAAAAGCAATACAGGCTGCTTACCAGAAAAACAAAAATAAAGTCAGCATTCCGGGCTTCCGTAAAGGAAAAGCTCCCCTTGCGATGATCGAGAAAATGTACGGAGCAGGCATCTTCTATGAAGATGCAGCCAATGCGCTGATCCAGTCTGAGTATCCCAAGGCAGCAGATGAGTGCGGCCTGGATATTGTATCCCAGCCGGAAATCGACGTGGTACAGATTGAAAAAGGCAAACCTTTCATCTTCACAGCGGAAGTAGCTGTAAAACCTGAAGTGACTCTGGGAGAATACAAAGGTGTAGAGGTAGAGGTTGCCAAAGCAGAAGTGACAGAAGAAGAAATCGCAGGCGAGCTGAAAAAAGAGCAGGAGAACAACTCCAGAACCATCGACGTGGACGACAGAGCAGTGGAAAACGGCGATATGATCACTCTTGACTTCGAGGGATTTGTAGACGGAGAGGCATTTGAAGGCGGAAAAGGCACAGATTATCCTCTGACCATTGGCTCCAACTCTTTCATCCCCGGATTTGAAGAGCAGTTAGTGGGCGCTGTGATCGGTGAGGAAAAAGAAGTCAATGTGACTTTCCCGGAAGATTACCATGCAAATGATCTGGCTGGCAAAGCTGCCGTATTCAAATGCAGTGTGAAAGCGATCAAAGTAAAAGAGCTTCCTGAGTTGGATGACGAATTCGCAAAAGATGTATCTGAGTTTGACACTCTGGAAGAGTACAAAAAAGATATTGCGCAGAAACTGAAAGAGCGCAAAGAAGACGTTGCAAAACGTGAAAAAGAAGACAAAGTAGTGGATGCTATCATTGAGAATGCCCAGATGGACATTCCGGAAGCAATGGTTCAGAACCAGATCCGTCAGTTAGTGGATGACTTCGTAAGAAGACTGCAGTCTCAGGGATTATCCATTGACCAGTATTATCAGTTCACCGGTCTTGACAATGCCAAGATCCAGGAGCAGATGAGACCTCAGGCACTGAAGAGGATCCAGAGCCGTCTGGTACTGGAGAAGGTCGCTGAAGTTGAGAACATCCAGGTTACCGATGAAAAAGTAGACGAAGAAATCGCAAAAATGGCTGAAATGTACAAAATGGAAGCCGATAAATTAAAAGAATTAATGGGCGACTACGAGAAAGAGCAGATGAAGAAAGATATCGCTGTTCAGGAAGCTGTTACCTTAGTGGCTGACGCTGCAAAAGTGACAGAAGTAGTGGAAAAGACAGAGGAGTAA
- a CDS encoding DUF6512 family protein — translation MQQSFKVFTVIGILFTIILGSLSHFFYGWSGNFFLVGFFSPVNESVWEHLKLLFFPALLFMLTEQRLLSYRCPDLLCKNLIGLYAGLLSIPALFYAYTLFTKKSYLWADILIFILSVFITYLLSYTLCRKKLPALLCRISRTALYILLSAFAIISIFFML, via the coding sequence ATGCAGCAATCATTTAAAGTCTTTACCGTAATCGGCATCCTGTTCACCATCATACTTGGTTCCCTGTCCCACTTCTTTTATGGGTGGTCCGGTAATTTTTTCCTGGTAGGATTTTTCAGTCCCGTAAACGAGAGCGTATGGGAGCATCTGAAACTGTTGTTTTTCCCGGCACTTCTCTTTATGCTGACAGAGCAGCGCCTGCTCTCTTACCGCTGTCCGGACCTGCTGTGTAAAAACCTCATAGGACTATACGCAGGACTGCTGTCCATACCCGCACTCTTTTATGCATACACCCTGTTCACCAAAAAGAGCTATCTGTGGGCTGATATCCTTATCTTTATTCTCAGCGTTTTTATCACCTACCTGCTGTCCTACACCCTGTGCAGGAAAAAGCTCCCAGCTCTTTTGTGCCGCATCAGCCGGACAGCCCTCTATATTCTCTTGTCCGCCTTCGCCATAATTTCCATCTTCTTTATGCTGTAA
- a CDS encoding ABC transporter substrate-binding protein: MKKILSVLLAVTLCASMCLTGCQKSEKSEKDSKDSGTEKELVDVKLNEVAHSIFYAPQYVAIEEGYFTKEGIRLECVTGFGADKTMTAVLSGDADIGFMGAEASVYAYQEGANDAVVNFAQLTQRAGNFLVARKEMPDFKWSDLKGKDILGGRAGGMPEMVFEYILKQNGLDPQKDMNIDQSIDFGSTAAAFSGGQGDFTVEFEPSATALEKEGAGYVVASCGVDSGYVPYTAYSAKKSFMEKNPEIVQGFVNALQKGMDYVNSHSAEEIAKIIKPQFKENDLDTITTIVKRYKDQDTWKDNLVFEKESFELLQDILDSAGELKARVDYSNLVVTDYAENAKK, from the coding sequence ATGAAAAAGATTTTATCCGTTTTACTCGCAGTCACACTCTGCGCTTCCATGTGCCTTACAGGCTGTCAGAAGTCAGAAAAGAGTGAAAAAGATTCCAAAGATTCCGGAACGGAAAAAGAGCTGGTGGATGTAAAATTAAACGAGGTTGCCCACTCTATCTTCTACGCGCCTCAGTATGTGGCCATCGAGGAGGGCTACTTTACAAAAGAGGGTATCCGTTTAGAGTGCGTGACCGGTTTTGGCGCCGACAAAACCATGACGGCGGTCCTCTCCGGGGATGCAGATATCGGTTTTATGGGAGCAGAGGCCTCCGTATATGCCTACCAGGAAGGAGCCAATGACGCTGTTGTCAACTTCGCACAGCTTACTCAGCGGGCGGGAAACTTCCTGGTAGCCAGAAAAGAGATGCCTGATTTCAAATGGAGTGATCTGAAAGGCAAAGATATTTTAGGAGGGCGTGCAGGCGGTATGCCGGAAATGGTATTTGAATATATCCTGAAGCAGAACGGACTTGACCCGCAGAAGGATATGAACATTGACCAGAGTATTGATTTTGGTTCCACTGCTGCTGCTTTTTCCGGGGGCCAGGGAGACTTTACGGTAGAATTCGAGCCAAGTGCCACAGCCCTTGAAAAGGAAGGCGCCGGCTATGTGGTGGCCTCCTGTGGTGTGGATTCCGGTTATGTCCCCTATACGGCTTACAGTGCCAAAAAAAGTTTCATGGAAAAAAATCCGGAGATCGTTCAGGGATTTGTCAATGCCCTGCAAAAGGGTATGGACTATGTGAACAGCCACTCCGCTGAAGAAATCGCCAAGATCATAAAACCTCAATTCAAGGAAAACGATCTGGATACCATCACCACCATCGTAAAACGTTATAAGGACCAGGACACCTGGAAGGATAACCTTGTCTTTGAAAAGGAGAGTTTTGAGCTTCTTCAGGATATCCTGGACAGTGCAGGTGAATTAAAAGCAAGAGTAGACTACTCTAACCTTGTAGTCACGGATTACGCAGAGAACGCAAAAAAATAA
- a CDS encoding helix-turn-helix domain-containing protein: MHSENTFEENNYEDLFYDRLTQLRSAKKVSARDMSLSIGQNPGYINGLENKKGLPSMTVFFYICDYLNVTPKEFFDESIVCPEQFKNLYQDMKELNHDDQQLLWALTKRLQK; this comes from the coding sequence ATGCACAGCGAGAATACTTTTGAAGAAAACAATTATGAAGATTTGTTTTATGACCGTCTTACGCAGCTCAGGTCAGCGAAGAAGGTCTCAGCAAGAGACATGAGCCTTTCCATCGGCCAGAATCCAGGTTATATCAACGGACTGGAAAATAAAAAAGGACTTCCCTCCATGACTGTATTTTTCTATATCTGTGATTACCTGAATGTTACACCAAAAGAATTTTTTGATGAGAGTATTGTCTGTCCTGAACAATTTAAGAACCTTTATCAGGACATGAAGGAACTGAACCATGATGACCAGCAGCTCTTATGGGCTTTGACCAAACGTCTGCAAAAATAA
- a CDS encoding CYTH domain-containing protein — MEIERKFLIKELPGDLDNYPCHRIEQAYLNTNPVVRIRRQDDTYILTYKGEGHMVREEYNLPLNKASYCHLKEKADGIVLSKSRYLLPLDGGLTIELDVFQAPYEGLYLAEVEFPDVESANSFTPPCWFGEEVTFSSRYHNSSLSSGTDRPQ; from the coding sequence ATGGAAATAGAAAGAAAATTTCTTATTAAAGAACTGCCCGGAGATCTGGATAACTATCCCTGCCACAGGATCGAGCAGGCTTATCTGAACACGAACCCGGTTGTCCGCATACGAAGACAGGATGACACATATATCCTCACCTATAAAGGGGAAGGACATATGGTGCGGGAGGAGTATAATCTCCCCTTGAATAAAGCGTCCTATTGTCATCTGAAAGAAAAGGCGGACGGCATCGTCCTCTCAAAATCCAGATATCTGCTGCCCCTTGACGGGGGGCTTACCATTGAACTTGATGTATTTCAGGCTCCCTATGAGGGGCTTTACCTGGCAGAAGTGGAGTTTCCGGATGTGGAGTCAGCCAATTCTTTCACACCGCCCTGCTGGTTCGGTGAGGAAGTCACTTTTTCATCCAGATACCACAACAGTTCCCTTTCATCAGGAACAGACAGGCCGCAGTGA
- the clpP gene encoding ATP-dependent Clp endopeptidase proteolytic subunit ClpP, translating into MSLVPYVIEQNSRGERSYDIYSRLLKDRIIFLGEEVNDTTASLTVAQLLFLESEDPGKDIHLYINSPGGSVTAGWAIYDTMHYIKCDVSTICIGMAASMGAFLLAGGAKGKRFALPNAEIMIHQPSGGAKGQATEIQIVADMILKTKKKLNETLAANTGQPFEVIARDTERDYYMSAEEAKAYGLIDSVIEHR; encoded by the coding sequence ATGAGTTTAGTACCATACGTCATTGAACAGAACAGCAGAGGAGAGAGGAGTTATGATATCTACTCCAGGCTGTTAAAGGATAGGATTATTTTTCTGGGTGAGGAAGTTAATGACACAACAGCCAGTCTGACTGTGGCACAGCTTTTATTCCTGGAATCAGAAGACCCGGGAAAGGATATTCATCTGTATATCAACAGTCCGGGCGGTTCTGTGACAGCAGGATGGGCTATCTATGATACCATGCATTACATTAAATGTGATGTTTCCACGATCTGCATTGGTATGGCTGCGAGCATGGGTGCATTTCTGCTGGCAGGCGGAGCAAAAGGAAAAAGATTTGCGCTTCCCAATGCGGAGATCATGATCCATCAGCCGTCTGGCGGCGCAAAAGGACAGGCTACGGAAATTCAGATTGTTGCCGACATGATCTTGAAGACAAAGAAGAAACTGAATGAGACTCTGGCCGCCAACACAGGTCAGCCTTTTGAAGTCATTGCCAGAGATACGGAAAGAGATTATTATATGTCCGCGGAAGAGGCAAAGGCTTATGGTCTGATTGACAGTGTGATCGAGCACAGGTAA
- a CDS encoding helix-turn-helix transcriptional regulator: MSNQRYSMDPPPMSLSVQLLYVTCARSDKDWHSMEHSHYFAELFFITKGEGCFIIDNKRVPVRERDLVLVNPGVSHTELGNKISPWEYIALGIEGLQFHSQEKKGPYDYSIHVLGQSQSRISDCLIQMASEARLEEPDSGAVCQKLLELLLLYITRYTRQNILAAPPKKVTKECRFVEQYINEHYFEEITLESLSLLAHINKYYLVHAFKAYKGISPIGYLTQKRLSEAMHLLETTNYPVTKISGMVGYSSQSYFSQAFRRMTSMSPNEYRKKNERQMLENKQDLDQHTR, translated from the coding sequence ATGAGCAACCAGAGATATTCCATGGACCCTCCTCCTATGTCACTGTCTGTCCAGCTTTTGTATGTGACATGCGCCAGGTCTGACAAGGACTGGCACAGCATGGAGCATTCCCATTATTTTGCGGAGCTTTTTTTTATAACAAAGGGGGAGGGGTGTTTTATCATAGACAACAAAAGAGTCCCTGTGCGGGAAAGAGATTTGGTGTTAGTAAACCCCGGTGTTTCCCATACAGAGCTGGGAAATAAGATAAGTCCCTGGGAATACATTGCCCTGGGCATTGAAGGACTGCAGTTTCATTCACAGGAGAAGAAGGGACCTTATGATTACAGTATCCACGTTCTGGGACAGAGCCAATCTAGGATATCAGACTGCCTCATACAGATGGCTTCGGAGGCGCGTCTGGAAGAGCCAGACAGCGGGGCAGTCTGCCAGAAGCTTTTGGAACTGCTGCTCCTCTATATTACCAGATATACCCGTCAGAACATTCTGGCTGCACCGCCGAAAAAAGTCACCAAGGAGTGCCGTTTTGTGGAACAGTACATCAATGAGCATTACTTTGAGGAGATCACCCTGGAGTCTTTGAGTCTTCTGGCCCATATCAACAAATACTATCTGGTGCATGCGTTTAAAGCCTACAAGGGGATTTCCCCCATTGGCTATCTCACCCAAAAACGGCTGTCAGAGGCTATGCATCTTTTAGAGACAACAAATTATCCGGTCACAAAAATATCAGGTATGGTCGGATATTCTTCCCAATCCTATTTTTCCCAGGCTTTTCGCAGAATGACATCCATGTCTCCCAATGAGTACAGAAAGAAGAATGAAAGACAGATGTTGGAAAATAAACAGGACTTGGATCAGCACACCCGGTAA
- the gnpA gene encoding 1,3-beta-galactosyl-N-acetylhexosamine phosphorylase, with product MSERAEMKGRVTIPTDVDVVPETLELVKRWGADAIRDCDGTDYPAQLRDVDAKVYSTYYTTRKDNAWAKANPDEIQQMYIMTPFCNAPGSELSIHLMDHLYPDMLKVNSRDDITRWWEVIDRTSGEVVLPAQWEYSEETGDVTIHDTVPFHDYTVSFLAYIMWDPVHMYNAVTNDWKDVEKQITFDVRQPKTHKFSMERLRKYIQDNPHIDVIRYTTFFHQFTLIFDELAREKYVDWYGYSASVSPYILEQFEAEVGYKFRPEYIIDQGYMNNTYRIPSKEFKDFQRFQRREVAKLAKEMVDITHECGKEAMMFLGDHWIGTEPFMDEFQTIGLDAVVGSVGNGSTLRLISDIEGVSYTEGRFLPYFFPDTFHEGGDPVKEAKVNWVTARRAILRKPIDRIGYGGYLKLAMQFPDFIDYVESVCQEFRTLYNNIKGTTPYCVKRVAVLNSWGKMRAWGNHMVHHAIYYKQNYSYAGIIEALSGAPFDVKFISFDDIRENPDILKDIDVILNVGGAYTAYSGGENWADEKILTAVKRFVYEGGGFIGVGEPTACQREGRYFQLSGVMGVEKENGFTLNVDKYNWEEHEHFITEDCRGDVDFGEGQKSIFAFPETTIIKQTDKEVQLAANDFGDGRSVYISGLPYSFENSRLLYRAILWSSHDEENLHKWFSENYNVEVHAYVKNGKYCVVNNTYEPQDTVVYKGDGSSFALHLEANEIIWYEI from the coding sequence ATGAGCGAAAGAGCAGAAATGAAGGGGCGGGTTACAATTCCCACAGATGTGGATGTAGTTCCGGAGACATTGGAACTTGTGAAGCGGTGGGGGGCAGATGCCATCCGTGACTGTGACGGCACAGATTACCCTGCCCAGCTTCGTGATGTGGATGCAAAAGTTTATTCTACCTATTATACGACTAGGAAAGACAACGCATGGGCAAAAGCCAATCCGGATGAGATCCAGCAGATGTATATCATGACACCTTTCTGCAATGCACCGGGCAGCGAGCTGAGTATCCATCTGATGGATCATCTGTATCCGGATATGCTGAAGGTGAATTCTAGAGATGATATCACCCGCTGGTGGGAAGTTATTGACCGTACATCCGGGGAAGTGGTTTTGCCGGCACAGTGGGAATACAGTGAAGAGACAGGGGATGTGACGATCCATGACACAGTACCTTTCCATGACTATACCGTGAGCTTTCTTGCCTATATCATGTGGGACCCGGTACATATGTATAATGCAGTGACAAATGACTGGAAGGACGTGGAAAAGCAGATCACCTTTGATGTGCGTCAGCCCAAGACCCATAAATTTTCCATGGAGAGGCTGCGTAAATATATACAGGATAATCCTCATATTGATGTTATCCGTTACACCACATTTTTCCACCAGTTTACTCTTATCTTTGACGAACTGGCAAGGGAAAAGTATGTGGACTGGTATGGATATTCCGCGTCGGTAAGTCCGTATATTCTGGAACAGTTTGAGGCTGAGGTGGGATATAAATTCCGTCCGGAGTATATCATTGACCAGGGATATATGAACAACACATACCGCATCCCCTCAAAAGAGTTTAAGGATTTCCAGAGATTCCAGAGACGGGAAGTTGCAAAGCTGGCAAAAGAGATGGTGGATATCACACATGAGTGCGGCAAAGAAGCCATGATGTTCCTGGGTGATCATTGGATCGGAACCGAACCGTTCATGGATGAGTTTCAGACTATTGGACTGGACGCTGTAGTGGGGAGTGTGGGAAATGGTTCCACGCTGCGTCTGATCAGTGATATTGAGGGCGTCAGCTATACAGAGGGACGCTTCCTTCCCTATTTCTTCCCGGATACTTTCCACGAAGGCGGTGATCCGGTGAAGGAGGCAAAGGTAAACTGGGTGACAGCCAGGAGAGCTATCCTGAGAAAGCCCATTGACCGTATTGGATACGGCGGATATCTGAAGCTGGCCATGCAGTTCCCGGATTTTATTGACTATGTGGAGAGTGTATGCCAGGAATTCAGGACACTGTACAACAACATAAAAGGGACCACACCTTACTGTGTAAAACGTGTGGCAGTGCTGAATAGCTGGGGTAAAATGCGTGCATGGGGCAATCATATGGTACACCATGCCATCTACTACAAACAGAATTATTCTTATGCCGGTATCATCGAGGCACTCAGCGGTGCTCCCTTTGATGTGAAATTCATCAGTTTTGATGATATCAGAGAGAATCCGGACATCCTGAAAGATATTGATGTTATTCTCAACGTAGGGGGTGCCTACACTGCGTATTCCGGAGGGGAGAACTGGGCGGATGAGAAAATCCTCACAGCGGTGAAGCGCTTCGTATACGAAGGCGGCGGATTTATCGGAGTGGGAGAACCCACAGCCTGCCAGAGAGAAGGCCGTTACTTCCAGCTCTCCGGTGTGATGGGAGTGGAAAAAGAAAACGGATTCACTCTGAATGTGGACAAATACAACTGGGAGGAGCATGAACACTTTATCACAGAGGACTGCAGAGGGGATGTAGACTTTGGCGAGGGACAGAAGAGTATCTTTGCGTTCCCGGAAACTACCATCATTAAGCAGACAGATAAGGAAGTGCAGCTTGCGGCCAATGATTTCGGAGATGGAAGAAGCGTATACATCAGCGGACTTCCCTACAGCTTTGAGAACAGCAGGCTTCTCTATCGGGCGATCCTCTGGTCATCCCACGATGAGGAGAACCTGCACAAGTGGTTTTCCGAGAATTATAATGTGGAAGTCCATGCGTATGTGAAAAACGGAAAATACTGCGTGGTCAACAATACGTATGAACCCCAGGATACCGTAGTGTATAAAGGCGATGGAAGCAGCTTTGCCCTGCATCTGGAGGCTAATGAGATCATATGGTATGAAATCTGA
- the proC gene encoding pyrroline-5-carboxylate reductase encodes MKLGFIGCGNMASAIIGGILEKEIAGREDITASTKSEESAAKIKEKLGIACGTDNRKTAETSDIVFLAVKPQFLEEVIAEIKDVLCSSQLIISIAAGKTMDWLEERIGSDKKIIRTMPNTPALVGEGITGVCKNALVEESELEDALVLLRSFGRAEVVSEPMLDVVGAVSGSSPAFVFMFIEAMADGAVAEGMPRKKAYEFAAQAVLGSAKMVLETGMHPGELKDMVCSPAGTTIEGVGVLERKGMRSAVTDCIRACVKKTREL; translated from the coding sequence ATGAAACTTGGATTTATTGGATGCGGCAATATGGCTTCTGCCATTATAGGCGGCATTTTGGAGAAAGAGATTGCAGGCAGGGAGGATATCACAGCATCCACAAAGTCAGAGGAATCTGCAGCTAAGATAAAGGAAAAACTGGGGATTGCCTGCGGCACAGACAACAGGAAAACAGCAGAAACATCCGATATTGTATTTCTAGCTGTGAAGCCGCAGTTTCTGGAAGAGGTGATCGCTGAGATAAAAGATGTGCTTTGCAGCAGCCAGTTGATTATCTCCATTGCAGCGGGCAAGACTATGGACTGGCTGGAGGAACGCATAGGCAGTGATAAGAAGATCATCCGCACTATGCCGAACACACCTGCCCTGGTAGGTGAAGGGATCACAGGAGTCTGCAAAAATGCTCTGGTGGAGGAAAGTGAGCTGGAGGATGCCCTGGTGCTGCTCCGCTCCTTCGGAAGAGCAGAGGTGGTGTCAGAACCGATGCTGGATGTAGTGGGGGCTGTCAGCGGAAGCTCTCCGGCTTTTGTTTTCATGTTCATTGAGGCGATGGCGGACGGTGCCGTGGCTGAAGGGATGCCCAGAAAAAAAGCCTATGAGTTTGCGGCACAGGCTGTGCTGGGCAGTGCGAAAATGGTCCTTGAGACAGGCATGCACCCTGGTGAACTCAAGGATATGGTGTGCTCACCGGCAGGAACCACCATCGAAGGGGTTGGTGTCCTGGAGCGCAAGGGCATGCGGAGCGCTGTGACGGACTGTATCCGCGCATGTGTGAAAAAAACCAGGGAACTGTAG
- a CDS encoding DJ-1 family glyoxalase III: MAKVCVFTADGFEEVEGLTVVDLLRRAGEEVLMVSISDNLSVTGSHGIEIKADVFFDDVDYSTVDLLVLPGGMPGTVHLGEHQRLAELLQSFAASDRKVAAICAAPSVLGGLGILKNKKAACYPGFEEKLEGAQVFTDPVVKDGNITTSRGVGTAISFALELISQLEGEVKARQIKKSIVS, from the coding sequence ATGGCAAAAGTTTGTGTGTTTACCGCAGATGGTTTTGAGGAAGTGGAAGGTCTGACTGTGGTCGATCTTTTGAGAAGAGCCGGGGAAGAGGTGCTCATGGTATCCATTTCCGACAATCTGAGCGTGACCGGTTCCCATGGGATTGAGATAAAAGCAGATGTATTTTTTGATGATGTGGACTACAGCACAGTGGATCTGCTGGTTCTGCCCGGAGGTATGCCGGGAACCGTTCATCTGGGAGAGCATCAGAGGCTTGCAGAGCTGTTGCAGAGCTTTGCCGCATCGGACAGAAAAGTGGCTGCGATCTGCGCAGCGCCCAGTGTCCTGGGCGGCCTTGGAATCTTAAAGAACAAAAAGGCAGCCTGTTATCCCGGATTTGAGGAGAAGCTGGAGGGCGCCCAGGTCTTTACAGACCCGGTGGTAAAGGATGGGAATATCACTACCAGTAGAGGCGTGGGAACCGCCATTTCCTTTGCGCTGGAACTGATTTCCCAGTTGGAGGGAGAGGTGAAGGCCCGTCAGATCAAAAAATCCATTGTTTCATAA